The nucleotide sequence AGGCTCAGTTGCACGACGGCCGAACGGGTGAGCCTTTCGAGCAGAAGACGACGGTCGGCTACATCTATATGTTGAAGCTGCACCATCTGGTTGAAGACAAGGTCCACGCCCGTGCGACTGGTCCATACTCATTGATCACCCAACAGCCGTTGGGTGGTAAAGCCCGATTCGGGGGTCAACGATTCGGTGAGATGGAAGTTTGGGCGCTGGAAGCTTATGGTGCGGCGTACATCCTGCAGGAATTGCTCACTGTGAAGAGCGACGACGTGGAAGGACGTACCAAGATTTATGAGTCGATGGTCAAGGGGGAGAACACTCTCGAGGCCGGTACTCCAGCGAGTTTCGAAGTGCTCAATAACGAAATTCGCGGGCTGTGTCTGAACATGCAGCTTGAAAAGAGTCCGAACTAGTTTGTGTTCCAGGCTGACGACTTTTGCCGGGGCGCCGTTTGTTGGATGCGGCGTCCCTGGTTGGTTGAGACAGCCGCAGTTTTCGCAAAATTCGACTTTCCGCCTGCCATATCAAGGAGCACGCCGTGAGCGTCGGTGAAACAACATACGATCGAGTGAACGAATACTCGGCAATTAAAATTGGCTTGGCGAGTCCTCAAGACATTCGCGGTTGGTCGTTCGGTGAAGTGAAGAAGCCAGAAACGATCAACTACCGCACGTACCGTCCGGAACGGGACGGTCTGTTCTGCGAACGGATCTTTGGACCTGAAAAGGACTGGGAATGTGCCTGCGGTAAATACCGTGGGATGAAATACAAGGGCATGATCTGTGACCGCTGTGGCGTGAAAGTGACGCACAGCCGGGTTCGCCGTAAGCGAATGGGCCATATTGAACTCGCCGCCCCTGTCGTTCATATCTGGTTCTTCAAATCAATGCCCAGCCGACTGGGGGCGTTGCTGAACGTCAAAACGACTGCTCTCGAGAAAGTCGTCTATTTCCAGGACTACATCGTTCTGGACCCGGGTGACACTCCCCTGCGCAAGGGGCAGTTGCTGACGGAAGAGGAAGCACGGCAGGCTCGGTCGAAGTACGGCGAAGGTACGTTCGATATCGAGATGGGGGCCGATGCAGTCAAGAAACTGCTGATGAGCCTCAATCTGGTTGAGTTGTCCGCGCAGTTGCGTGTCGAACTCAAGAAAACCACCAGTCAGCAGAAGAAGAAGGAGCTGATCAAGCGGCTGAAGATCTCTGAAGCCCTGCGCGACAGTGACAACAAGCCCGAGTGGATGGTGCTGGATTGCGTTCCTGTCATTCCACCCGATCTTCGTCCGCTGGTTCTGCTGGATTCCGGTAATTTTGCAACCAGCGATTTGAACGATCTTTATCGTCGAATCATCAATCGTAACAACCGTCTGAAGAAGCTGGTCGATCTCAACGCGCCCGAAGTGATCGTGCGCAACGAGAAGCGAATGCTTCAGCAGTCGGTCGATGCGTTGTTCGACAACAATCGTTGTAAGCGACCAGTCCTGGGTTCATCGAACCGTCCGCTGAAATCGCTGACGGACATGATCAAAGGTAAGCAGGGTCGATTCCGTGAAAACCTGCTCGGTAAACGCGTCGACTATTCGGCACGAAGCGTGATCGTCGTGGGGCCGAATCTCGAGCTGCATCAGTGTGGTCTGCCAAAGAAGATCGCGCTGGAACTGTATCAGCCTTTCATCATTCGGCGACTGAAAGAACTGGGTCATGCAGATACGATCAAGAGTGCAAAGCGCATGCTTGAACGTCGCGACGAAGAGGTTTGGGATATTCTCGAAGAGGTCATCACCAACCATCCAGTGCTGCTGAACCGGGCCCCCACCCTGCACCGTATGGGTATCCAGGCGTTCGAGCCGATCCTGGTGGAAGGTAACGCCATTCGGATTCATCCGCTGGTCTGTAAGGGATTCAACGCGGACTTCGACGGCGATCAGATGGCAGTCCACCTGCCACTCTCGATCGAAGCTCAGGTCGAAGCCACGACGCTGATGATGTCGACGAACAACATCTTCAGTCCTTCCAACGGTGCGCCGATCATCAGCCCCTCGCAAGATATCGTGATGGGTTGCTACTACTTGACTTTGAAGAAGGAAGACCGTCCTGGTCACGGGATGATCTTCGCTTCGACCCAGGAAGTGCATACCGCTCACCTGCTGGGTAAGGTCACGCTGCACACGTTGATCAAGGTTCGTTTGCCGAAGGATAAACGCGTCAAGGGCGAAGGGTCGGACGATTATTCACTCGGCGGGATCGTCGAGACGAGCGTCGGTCGGATCATGTTCAACGACATCCTCCCGCCGAAGATGGCGTACTACAACCAGACCATGAAGAACAAGGATCTGGCGAACGTTATCTCTGACTGCTACCTCGAGCTGGGACGTCGCGAGACGATCAAGCTGCTGGACCGGATGAAGGAAGTCGGGTTCCGTGAATCGACTCGCAGCGGTCTTTCATTCGCCGCCAGCGATTTGAAGACGCCGGACAACAAGGAAAAGGTGATTCTGGCTGCCGAATCGACCGTTCTCAAGAAGCAGAAGCTGTATGAGAAGGGTGTGATTACCGCGAAAGAGCGTTACGAGCAGGTTTTGGATACCTGGACGCACGCCAGCGATCTGATCAAGATCGCGATGATGGATGCGTTCAAGAACGACACCCGCGATAACGGCGCTTACGTCAACCCGGTTTACCTGATGGCGGACTCGGGTGCTCGAGGGGGTCAGGAACAGATTCGTCAGCTCGCTGGTATGCGAGGTTTGATGGCCAAGCCAAGCGGCGAGATCATCGAAACCCCGATTAAGGCGAACTTCCGTGAAGGTCTTTCAGTACTTGAGTACTTCAGCTCTACGCACGGTGCCCGTAAGGGATTGGCCGATACCGCGCTCAAGACGGCAGACAGCGGTTACCTCACCCGTAAGCTGGCAGATATCTGTCAGAACATGGTTGTGACGACTCATGATTGTGGTACGACCAAGGGGATCACCCGTGGGGTCGTCTATCGCGGTGAAAAGGTGGAAGTCAGTCTGGCCGACGCCATCCGCGGTCGGGTCAGCCGACAGAACATCGTCAATCCGATTACTGACGAAGTGATTGTTCGTGAAAACGAAATGATCACCGTCGACATCTCGCGAAAGATCGAAGAACTCGGTCTTGAGAAGATTCAGGTCCGCAGCCCGATGACCTGTGAATCGGATCTGGGGATGTGCCGTCTGTGTTACGGGATGGACTTGTCCACCGGCTCGCTGGTCGAAGAAGGCTTGGCTGTCGGTATCATCGCGGCTCAAAGTATCGGTGAGCCCGGTACTCAGCTGACGATGCGTACCTTCCACATCGGTGGGGTGGCAATCAAGGACATCCAGGAAAGCGAAATCAAGTCCCGTCGTCAGGGGCGTGTCCGCCTCGCTCGTATCCGCAGCGTGGTGAACGCTGATGGCAAGAGCGTGGTGCTGGGACGTAACGGCGAGCTGCTTGTTGTTGACTCCAAAGAGCGCGAGCTGGAGCGTTACACCGTTCCCACCGGTGCTGTGCTGCAGGTCGGTGAGAACGACACGGTCGAAATCGGGCAGGTGCTGTGTACCTGGGATCAACACTCCATTCCGATCCTCTGCGAAGTCGGCGGACGGGTTCGCTTCGAAGACCTCGTCGAAGGTCAATCCATTCGGTCTGAAAAGGATCCGAGCGGTAACATTCGTAAGACGGTCATCGAGCACAAAGGCGAACTGCATCCGCAGATCGTGCTGGAAGATTCGACCGGCAAGATCCTCGACTTCTACTACCTGCCCGAACGTGCAAGTATCGAAGTTGTCGAAGGTCAGCAGATCTCCGCTGGTACAGTTCTGGCAAAGAACCCCCGTGAAACGTCGGGTACTCAGGACATCACCGGTGGTCTTCCGCGAGTCACCGAACTGTTCGAAGCTCGAAAGCCGAAAGAGCCCGCGATCATCGCCGAGATCGACGGTGAAATTGAGCTCGTTGCCGAGAAGAAGCGTGGCAAGCGAATCATCATCGTTCGCGGAGCGGATGGAACCGAAAAGGAACACGTCATTCCTCACGGCAAGCAGTTGCTCGTGCATGCGAAAGACCAGGTCCGTGCGGGTGACGCACTCGTCCGGGGTCCACTCGTGCCGCACGATATTCTGCGAGTCAGTGGTGAAGAGGCTGTCCAGCAGTACCTGCTTCACGAAATTCAAACGGTGTATCGTTCACAACGCGTGGTAATCGACGACAAGCACATTGAAATCGTCTTGTCGCAGATGCTCCGCAAGTTGAAAGTGGAAGACGTTGGCGACACAACCATGTTGCCAGGCGTGCTGGTGGATCGATTCGAATTCCGAAAGATCAACCAGAAGCTGCAGTCCAGCGCACGGATCACCGACCCTGGCGATTCGGAATTCCAGGAAGGGGACGTCGTTCCCTTGGAGACCATCGAGCAGGTCAACCGGGAAATCGAAGCGTCGGGTGGGCCGCTGGTGAAATTCACCAAGCCGCGTCCTGCAAACGCCAGTACTCAGTTGCTGGGGATTACCAAGGCGGCCGTCCAGAGCGACAGCTTTATTTCTGCTGCCAGTTTCCAGGAGACGACTAAGGTATTGACCGAAGCGGCGATCGCCGGAAAGATCGATAACCTGGTTGGCTTGAAGGAGAACGTCATCCTCGGGCACCTGATTCCGGCCGGTACCGGTTTCCAGTTGCATCAGCAATCGGAAGTCAAAATCAAGCCGGAAGCGTTGGCGGAAATTTACGCCGAGCGAGACAGAATCATGGCCCAGCGAGCGAATCTGCTCAACGAGCCTGACTTGTCAAACAGTGCTGCTGATGTGAAGTAAGGGAAGTGTGAGAGGGAATTGTTATCAGGCCGATGAAGGCGTTGCCGATAAATCGAGAGAGTGGCCGAATCGGCCGAATCGAAATTCTGCAGAGCACTCATCTGAGCCTGATCAAAGTACCGAAATGAAACCAATGTCTGGGATTGCGGTTTCTGTAATGCGTTTCTAAGATTTCCGGTCCGGTTCGACCTTGCGGCTTAAATAAAGTTTCAGCGGACCGGCTGAGTCTTCAGCGTATACCTTGAAGTTCTGTCGATCGAGATTTACACTGCTGAGTTCCGAGCTTGGGCGATTGATGCCGTTCGGAAGAGGCGACATTTGAAAAATAACAGGTAAAAGAATGCCGACGATCAATCAACTGATTCGGAAACCGCGCAAGCCTCAGCCCGTTCGCACCAAGAGCCCGGTGCTGGAAGGCTGTCCGCAGAAACGCGGCGTCTGTATGTTGGTCAAAACGGTAACACCGAAGAAGCCAAACTCAGCCCTTCGAAAGGTCGCCCGTGTGCGACTCTCGAACGGTAAAGAAGTGACCGCTTACATTCCCGGTGAAGGCCATAACCTGCAAGAGCACTCGATCGTGCTGGTTCGTGGTGGTCGTGTTCGCGACTTGCCAGGGGTTCGTTACAAGATTATCCGCGGTGTTCTGGATACCCTCGGCGTTGCCAAGCGTATGCAGGCTCGAAGCCGCTACGGTGCCAAGCGACCCAAGTAATCGGTTTTCGGATTCGCCCGAACGTGAAAATTTCGCGCGTTGGTGGGTCTCAGCCGTACGTGAGGTTTCAAGAGATTTCCGGGCACGGGTCCGGGTGGTGTGTTCTGTCGCGTGAAGGTTGTTTGTTGGGCTACGGTTCCAGTGCCTCGCCAATCCGCGCGTTGATTTTCTGTTGAAGAAGAATTTACGATGGCCGACAAATTTACTTGCAGTCGATCGCACCTCAAGCCAGATCCTCGGTATGGTTCGAAGCTCGCGTCGAAGTTTATTAACTGTCTGATGTATGATGGTAAGAAGAGCGTCGCTCAGCGCGCTTTCTATTCGGCAATGGATCTGATTTCTGAGAAGATCCCCGACAAAGAGCCGATCGAGATCTTTACTGTCGCAGTCGAGAACTGCCGCCCATCGCTGGAAGTGAAGTCGAAGCGTGTTGGTGGTGCGAACTATCAAGTGCCAACTCCGGTGAACTCCAAGCGTCAGCAGACCCTTGCGATTCGCTGGATCCTGGAAGTTTGTCGTGACAAGAAGGGGCGCCCCATGGATCGCCGTCTTGCTGACGAACTGATGGCTGCCTATCGCCGTGAAGGTGCCGCGATCACCAAGCGTGAGAACGTTCATCGTATGGCAGACGCCAATAAGGCATTCGCACACTTCGCATGGTAGCCCGCTGAGCGGCCAGTTTGTGCTGGTGCTCGACGAGTGTAATGATGATGCAAGAAGACCCGGCGCCCTGTGGTGCCGGGTCTTGCCATTGAGTCTGCTGGCAGATTTGTCGATGGTAGCGTGATGGTGAGTGTGCTGTTGCTGCCTGGCTGTGCAGGGGTCTCTTGCTGCTGTGGTGTGTCCCGGTTCGAAGTATATGTGCTGAGTTCTCTTTTTCTGGCGAGTGACTATGAGTGGTTTGATCAGCAAGATTCGAAACATTGGGATCATCGCACACATCGATGCCGGCAAGACAACGACGACTGAGCGGATTCTGTTTTACGCTGGTGCGACGCATCGGATGGGGGACGTTGACGACGGAACGACCGTCACGGATTTCGATCCGGAAGAGGCTGCTCGCGGGATTACGATCTACTCGGCGGCAATCTCCTGTCAGTGGCAGGGGCACGTGATCAACATTATCGATACGCCAGGTCACGTCGATTTCACGGCCGAGGTGGAGCGTAGTCTGCGCGTACTGGATGGCGGCGTTGTTGTCTTCAGTGCCGTGGAAGGGGTGGAAGCGCAGAGTGAGACGGTCTGGCGGCAGGCTGATCATTACCGTGTTCCCCGGATGTGTTTCATTAACAAAATGGATCGTATCGGTGCCGGTTTTGAGCGTGTTTTCGAGCAGATTCAAACTCGGCTGCATGCAAGTCCAGTGGCGCTGCAGTTGCCGATTGGTGAGGGGCCTGTCGAGCGGCAAGGTGGATTTTGTGGTGTGATTGACCTGATCGAGATGAAGGCGCTGTACTTTGGTCGTGAAGATCAGGGTCGCGAAGTCAGGGTGGAGCCCATTCCAGAGGCAGAGCTTGAGCGGGCTCAGGAGTGGCGTACGAAGCTCATTGATTCCATCGCGCTGCTGGATGATGAGGCGTTCGCGATCTTCGACGAAACAGGCGATCTTCCCGTCGAGCAGGTGATTCGCGTGCTTCGAAAGGGTGTCGTCTCCTGCCAGTTGCAGCCCGTGCTGTGCGGGGCTTCAAAGGATTACGTGGGGGTGCAGCCGATTCTCGACGGCGTGGTGCGGTATCTGCCGAGTCCGGAGGATGTGCCTCCTGTTGTGGGTAAGAATCCTAATCCGAAGAAGGCAAATGAAGAGGTTCGCAAGCCTCTTGATAGCGAGCCGTTTTGCGGTCTGGTCTTCAAGATTCATATCGATGAGCACACTGAGTTGTGTTTTATCCGCATCTATTCAGGTGTTTTGAAGAGTCGTTCCCGGGTATTGAATGCACGCACGAATGGCAAGGAGCTGATCAGTCAGCTTTGGCGTATTCAGGCGGACTCGCGTGAGAAGTTGGAGGAGGCCGGCGCGGGGGATATTGTGGGGCTTGTCGGGCCACGCGACTCAGTGACCGGGGATACGCTGTGTGATCCTCTCCATCCCATTCTGCTTGAATCGATCGAATTTCCGGAATCGGTGATTTCCATGGCGATTGAGCCAGAGAGTAGTGCCGATAGAAAGAAGCTCGAGGAAGTTTTGTCGCTGATGGCCAAGCAGGATCCGACGTTTTCTCGGAATCCGAGTGAGGAAACCGGGCAGACGATTATCAGCGGGATGGGTGAACTGCATCTGGAGATCATCAGTAAGCGGATTGAGCGGGATTTTAAGCTGAAGATTCGGACTCACCGGCCCAGGGTGACCTACCGTGAGAGCGTTTCCAAGGCTGCGGATTCAGAGGTTCGGGTTGAGCGGCAAGGTCCTTCCGGGCCGCAGTTTGCCTTCGTTCGAATTCGAGTTGAGCCGACGAATAAATCGTTGCCGGTGGCTGTGGTGAATCGATTGAAGCCAGGTGATCTGCCCGAGGAGTTGCAGGCGACGCTTGTTCGGGCGCTGCAGGAGCAGTTGGCGGGAAGTGGTGCGGTGGGGTATCCGTTGCATGATCTTCAGGTGACGATTCTCGGGGCTCAGTATCGAGAAGGGGAGACGACGGAGGCTGCTCTTCAGTACGCGGCGGCCCTGGTGTTCCGGCAAGCGCTCGAGAAGGCGGGAACGATCCTGCTGGAGCCAGTAATGAAGCTGGAAGTGGTGACGCCGGAAGGGTTTGTGGGCAATGTTTCGGCGGATCTGAATTCCCGGCGGGCGATCATCGTCAATACGGAAGTGCGCGGGAACCTGGTTGTGATTGATGCAGAGGCGCCGCTGGCAACCATGTTCGGGTATTCGAATGATGTTCGGAGCCTCTCGCAGGGTCGAGCCTCCTATTCGATGGAGCCTTTGAAGTTCAGTGAAGCTCCGGCAAAGGTCTTGAAAGAAATGTTAGGATGAGATGGATTGTGAAAAACCGCTATAAACAAGCGGAATTGGCGGCTGCAAGTGAAAAAGCGCAGAAACCACAATCCCTTCGTTGACAATGTAAGCTGACAATAATAGTATCTCCGATCCCCCGCCGCATGGTTGTCACGCGGATGCTGTCATTACGGCGTCCCACAGTCAAAAGTGACGAGTCATTGCGAGGTGTTTCTGGGGAGTTCGGTCGCAGAAGTCGCTCTGTGGCTGATGTAAAGTTAACCGACTAACTGCACCAGTGTGTGCACAGGATTTCGCGAGTGAGCGCCATTAAACAAGATCGAATTCGGATTCGGATGGAGGCTTACGATCATTCTGTGCTGGATCAGTCGGCTGCAGAAATCGTGGATACGGCCAAGCGTACGGGTGCCGTTGTGCATGGTCCCGTGCCGTTGCCGACACGAATTGAGCGTTACACGGTGTTGAGAAGCCCGCACATTGACAAGAAGTCTCGTGAGCAGTTCGAGATTCGGACTCATAAGCGGTTGATCGACATTATCCAGCCGACCGGCAAGACTGTGGATGCGCTGAACAAGCTGTCGCTGCCAGCAGGGGTGGATGTCAAGATTAAGGCATCTGCTGGTTGATCTTGCGTTGAATGCTGAGCCGGCTATTTCTGCTGGTTCGCGGGTGTTGTTGGTGTTGTCTGTTGTTGCTCGCTGAATTGTGTCAGCGGCTCTTGTGGGGTCGGTTTGACCGAGCCCCGTCGCTTGAGAGGGTTGGTTGTCATGGCTGTTGGCTTGCTCGGTTGCAAGGTTGGGATGACGCAGATCTACGACGCTGCAGGGGCGGAAATCCCTGTGACTGTCGTCAAGGCCGGTCCTTGCGCTCTGTTGCAGGTGAAGACGGTTGAGGCCGATGGTTATGAGGCTGTTCAGCTCGGCTTTGCTCCAAAGCCTCGTCGATTGTGTTCACAATCTGAAGTTGGTCACGTTGCTAAGGTAAGTGACGCACTGATTGGTGCAAAGGTTCTGGGCGAAGGTGACGGATCGTTCCGTTTTGTGCGAGAATTCAAGGTTGCGGCAGGTGAGCCGAAGCCCGCTGTTGGTGATGTGTTGACTGTCAGCCAGTTTGAGCAGGGCGCTTTTGTTGACATCACGGGTGTGTCAAAGGGGCGCGGGTTCGCTGGTGTGATGAAGCGTCACAATTTCGGTGGTGTCTGTGCGAGTCACGGTGTGAAGAAGGTTCATCGCTCCGGCGGTTCGACCGGTCAGAGCACAGACCCTGGTAAGGTCTTCAAGGGGACCAAGATGCCAGGGCGAATGGGCGGAAAACGTTCCACTGTTCGTCGTCAGAAGCTGGTTGCAGTTGATGCTGAGCGAAATCTGCTGCTGGTTCGTGGTGCGGTGCCTGGGTTCTCCGGCGGCTATGTCACCATTCGTCCTACAAATTGCTATTGATCGATATCAGACAGGGTTATGACGATGCACACATTGCCAGTGTACTCTCAGGCAGGCGAGCCGACCGGGGAAAACTTCTCTCTGGATCTCGCCAAGATTGCTGAGGGCGTTAATAAAGTACTGCTGCACGAAGCTGTCGTGATGTACCAGGCTAACCTGCGTGTCGGGACGGCCAAGACGAAGTCACGCGCTGAGGTGAGCGGCAGCGGTAAGAAAATGTATAAGCAGAAGGGGACCGGCAACGCCCGTATGGGTAACAAGCGGACTCCGGTACGACGCGGCGGCGGACATTGCTTTGCCAAGCGGCCAAAAGACTGGGGATATCGACTTCCAGCGAAGGCGCTTCGCCTGGCGACGCGGATGGCGATTCTCTCTAAGTTCGTCGATGATCAAGTGACTCTTCTGGATGGGATTCAGCTCGACGCTCCGAAGACAAAGACAATCAGTAGTCTTGTTGGTAAGCTCGGTTTGTCCGGGCAGTCCTGTCTCATCGCGATCGAGCAGCACGACCCGGTTGTCTGGAAGTCGTGCCGGAATATCGATCGGTTGTCGCTGTCGCCCTGCGATGACTTGAACGCATTGAGTGTTTTGAGCCGTAAGCGATTTGTGATCACAAAGGCTGCTCTCAACCGTTTGCTTGCTCGGTAGTTCCTGCTGCAGGCGGAAGCCGGTCGAGTCAAAGTGGTTTTAGCAGATCGTGGTTTGAAGATTTTGTTGGTAGGGAAGGCGTATCGTGGCAACTGAGCTTTCAAGTGCGTTGAGCGTGTATAACGTCATTATAAGGGCGCACGTTACCGAAAAGGCGACGCACCTGGTTGAGCGGAGGAACATGTATACGTTCCTGGTCAACAAAGATTCGACCAAAACAGACATTCGACAAGCGGTTGAAGAACTGTGGAACGTCCGGGTCGTGAGTGTGAAGACTGTGAGTCGGGTCGGTAAGCCTCGCCGTCACAAGATGCGCGAGACGACCGGACCTGATACGAAGAAGGCAATTGTTGTTCTGCACTCAGAAGATCGAATCGCGTTCTTTTGATAATTGTTATTGAGGAAGATTCCGATGGGAATGCGATTTTATAAGCCGACCAGTGCAGGGCGCCGCGGCGGCATGGTCAGTGATTTCAAAGAAATCACCGATCGTAAGAAGAAGCCAGAAAAGTCGTTGCTTGAGCCATTCAAGAAGAAGGGTGGCCGCAACTTCCAGGGGAAGATCACGTCACGGCATCGTGGTGGTGGTCACAAGCGGATGTACCGTTTGATTGACTTCCGACGCGAGAAAGATGGCGTCAACGGTCTTGTCACTCACATCGAGTATGATCCAAACCGAACGTCGCGCATTGCACTCGTGCAGTATGCCGACGGCGAGAAGCGATACATCATCGCTCCCGAAGGTCTGGTTGCCGGTATGACCATCACCAATGGTCCCGACAGCGAGCCAAAGGTTGGTAATACGCTGCCATTGTCGAAGATTCCGACCGGGACAACGATTCACAATATCGAGATGCAGCCAGGCAAGGGCGCTCAGCTTTGCCGAAGTGCCGGTACCTCGGCTGTGATCAACGCGACGGAAGCCGGATGGGCGCAGATCACGTTGCCATCAGGTGAAGTGCGTCGTGTTCCTGCGTCATGTCGGGCGACGATTGGTCGCGTAGGTTATTCAGAACACTCCAGTCGTGTGCTCGCAAAGGCGGGTCGCGTTCGCTGGATGGGCGTTCGTCCTTACGTCCGCGGTTCTGCGATGAACCCGGTTGCCCACCCGATGGGTGGTGGTGAAGGTCGTCGTTCAGGCGGACGGCATCCGGTCAGTCCGACGGGTAAGCTGGCGAAGGGTGGTCGTACCAGAAATCCGCGGAAGCCAACACGCAACGCTATCGTGCGTCGGCGTAAGTCTGTCCGCTATGGCCAGTTGAAGCTCTGATTGTGACTATCTGGTTCTTCGCTCAGTCCTCTTGCATTCGTTGGAAAATAGGATGTCTCGATCGTTAAAGAAGGGTCCGTATATCGATGCTGGCTTGATTGCCAAGATCGAGAAGCTTGACTCGAACCGAAAGAAAGAGCCGATCAAGACTTGGGCTCGTCGATCAACGATCTCGCCCGAGTTTGTTGGCCATACGTTCCTTGTGCATAACGGCCGTACGCACGTCAGTGTGTACGTGACGGAAGAAATGGTCGGGCACAAGCTCGGCGAGTTCTCGCAGACCCGCTTGTTCCGCGGGCACGGGAACAAGGGTAATAAGTAAGGTTTGCAGAATACCAGGCGCGGTTCGAGGGCTTCGAATCGCCTGGCGTTTGAATGAAACAACAGCATTTTCGGTCCGGTGTTAACATGGCTTACGTTGCAAAACTACAATACGCTCGAATTGCTCCGACGAAGGTTCATCACTTGTTGACCCTCGTGCGAGGAAAGACAGTGGACGCAGGTTTGGACGCGCTGCGGTTCATGCCGCATCGGAGTGCGCGGATGATCGAGAAGTTGATCAAGAGCGCACGGGCGAATGCTGAAGACCGTGGTGAGCGTAACGTCGGGTCGCTTTACGTCTCGACGGCGACCGCAGGATCGGGTCCCACGCTGAAGCGTATCCAGCCTCATGCTCGCGGGATCGGCTTCATGATTAAGAAGCGGTTTACGCATATCACTATTGGTCTGGAAGCACGGAACAGCTGAAGATCGGGCCGGGCGAAATGCCGACGATGTTCGTCGACAGAAGAATTGTAGTTTTCGAGTGACAGATAGAACTTAAACGTACTCGTGGCGAGTGCGAATGGAGAACTCGGCAAATGGGCCAAAAGGTTCGTCCAACCGGATTTCGGTTAGGTATTTGCGAGGATTGGAGGAGTCGCTGGTACGCGACTAAAGCCGAGTTCGGCGACCTGCTGATCGAAGATCACAAGATTCGCGCGTTCGTCAAGAAGCGTTATGAGTTCGCTGCAATTCATAAGGTCGAGATTGAACGAACTCGCGATCAGGTGATTTGTCATGTTCATACGGCTCGTCCCGGGATCATCATTGGTCGCAAAGGCCAGGAAGTTGATCGTCTGAAGGGTGAGCTCGAGGACCTGACTGGTCGGCATATGGATCTGAAGATCGTCGAGATCGGTCAACCCGCGCGCAGTGCTGTCCTGGTTGCAGAAGACATCGCACAACAGTTGGTAAAACGAGGCAGTTTTCGCAAAGTGATCAAGCGGTCGCTGGATCAATCGATGGAAGCTGGCGTCGATGGTGTGAAGATTGAGCTCTCTGGTCGCCTCGGTGGTGCAGAGATGTCTCGTACCGAGAAGGCTGCACGGG is from Schlesneria sp. DSM 10557 and encodes:
- the rpsJ gene encoding 30S ribosomal protein S10; this translates as MEAYDHSVLDQSAAEIVDTAKRTGAVVHGPVPLPTRIERYTVLRSPHIDKKSREQFEIRTHKRLIDIIQPTGKTVDALNKLSLPAGVDVKIKASAG
- the rpsG gene encoding 30S ribosomal protein S7, coding for MADKFTCSRSHLKPDPRYGSKLASKFINCLMYDGKKSVAQRAFYSAMDLISEKIPDKEPIEIFTVAVENCRPSLEVKSKRVGGANYQVPTPVNSKRQQTLAIRWILEVCRDKKGRPMDRRLADELMAAYRREGAAITKRENVHRMADANKAFAHFAW
- the rpsL gene encoding 30S ribosomal protein S12 — its product is MPTINQLIRKPRKPQPVRTKSPVLEGCPQKRGVCMLVKTVTPKKPNSALRKVARVRLSNGKEVTAYIPGEGHNLQEHSIVLVRGGRVRDLPGVRYKIIRGVLDTLGVAKRMQARSRYGAKRPK
- the rpoC gene encoding DNA-directed RNA polymerase subunit beta', which gives rise to MSVGETTYDRVNEYSAIKIGLASPQDIRGWSFGEVKKPETINYRTYRPERDGLFCERIFGPEKDWECACGKYRGMKYKGMICDRCGVKVTHSRVRRKRMGHIELAAPVVHIWFFKSMPSRLGALLNVKTTALEKVVYFQDYIVLDPGDTPLRKGQLLTEEEARQARSKYGEGTFDIEMGADAVKKLLMSLNLVELSAQLRVELKKTTSQQKKKELIKRLKISEALRDSDNKPEWMVLDCVPVIPPDLRPLVLLDSGNFATSDLNDLYRRIINRNNRLKKLVDLNAPEVIVRNEKRMLQQSVDALFDNNRCKRPVLGSSNRPLKSLTDMIKGKQGRFRENLLGKRVDYSARSVIVVGPNLELHQCGLPKKIALELYQPFIIRRLKELGHADTIKSAKRMLERRDEEVWDILEEVITNHPVLLNRAPTLHRMGIQAFEPILVEGNAIRIHPLVCKGFNADFDGDQMAVHLPLSIEAQVEATTLMMSTNNIFSPSNGAPIISPSQDIVMGCYYLTLKKEDRPGHGMIFASTQEVHTAHLLGKVTLHTLIKVRLPKDKRVKGEGSDDYSLGGIVETSVGRIMFNDILPPKMAYYNQTMKNKDLANVISDCYLELGRRETIKLLDRMKEVGFRESTRSGLSFAASDLKTPDNKEKVILAAESTVLKKQKLYEKGVITAKERYEQVLDTWTHASDLIKIAMMDAFKNDTRDNGAYVNPVYLMADSGARGGQEQIRQLAGMRGLMAKPSGEIIETPIKANFREGLSVLEYFSSTHGARKGLADTALKTADSGYLTRKLADICQNMVVTTHDCGTTKGITRGVVYRGEKVEVSLADAIRGRVSRQNIVNPITDEVIVRENEMITVDISRKIEELGLEKIQVRSPMTCESDLGMCRLCYGMDLSTGSLVEEGLAVGIIAAQSIGEPGTQLTMRTFHIGGVAIKDIQESEIKSRRQGRVRLARIRSVVNADGKSVVLGRNGELLVVDSKERELERYTVPTGAVLQVGENDTVEIGQVLCTWDQHSIPILCEVGGRVRFEDLVEGQSIRSEKDPSGNIRKTVIEHKGELHPQIVLEDSTGKILDFYYLPERASIEVVEGQQISAGTVLAKNPRETSGTQDITGGLPRVTELFEARKPKEPAIIAEIDGEIELVAEKKRGKRIIIVRGADGTEKEHVIPHGKQLLVHAKDQVRAGDALVRGPLVPHDILRVSGEEAVQQYLLHEIQTVYRSQRVVIDDKHIEIVLSQMLRKLKVEDVGDTTMLPGVLVDRFEFRKINQKLQSSARITDPGDSEFQEGDVVPLETIEQVNREIEASGGPLVKFTKPRPANASTQLLGITKAAVQSDSFISAASFQETTKVLTEAAIAGKIDNLVGLKENVILGHLIPAGTGFQLHQQSEVKIKPEALAEIYAERDRIMAQRANLLNEPDLSNSAADVK
- the fusA gene encoding elongation factor G, giving the protein MSGLISKIRNIGIIAHIDAGKTTTTERILFYAGATHRMGDVDDGTTVTDFDPEEAARGITIYSAAISCQWQGHVINIIDTPGHVDFTAEVERSLRVLDGGVVVFSAVEGVEAQSETVWRQADHYRVPRMCFINKMDRIGAGFERVFEQIQTRLHASPVALQLPIGEGPVERQGGFCGVIDLIEMKALYFGREDQGREVRVEPIPEAELERAQEWRTKLIDSIALLDDEAFAIFDETGDLPVEQVIRVLRKGVVSCQLQPVLCGASKDYVGVQPILDGVVRYLPSPEDVPPVVGKNPNPKKANEEVRKPLDSEPFCGLVFKIHIDEHTELCFIRIYSGVLKSRSRVLNARTNGKELISQLWRIQADSREKLEEAGAGDIVGLVGPRDSVTGDTLCDPLHPILLESIEFPESVISMAIEPESSADRKKLEEVLSLMAKQDPTFSRNPSEETGQTIISGMGELHLEIISKRIERDFKLKIRTHRPRVTYRESVSKAADSEVRVERQGPSGPQFAFVRIRVEPTNKSLPVAVVNRLKPGDLPEELQATLVRALQEQLAGSGAVGYPLHDLQVTILGAQYREGETTEAALQYAAALVFRQALEKAGTILLEPVMKLEVVTPEGFVGNVSADLNSRRAIIVNTEVRGNLVVIDAEAPLATMFGYSNDVRSLSQGRASYSMEPLKFSEAPAKVLKEMLG